From Pseudomonadota bacterium:
ATAGTCAATAGAAATGCCCCAGCGCTGTCCGTCGCCCAGCAGCTCCTGAAACCGGGGAATGTCCTGGGGGGTCGAAATAATCAGGATATTATCGATGCCGGCAATCATCAGGGTGGCCAGGGGATAGTAAATCATCGGTTTGTCATAGACCGGCTGCAGTTGTTTGCTGGCCACTAGGGTCAGGGGATAGAGCCGGGTACCGGCGCCGCCGGCGAGAATAATACCTTTAGTTATGGGAGCCATGCTATTCCTGTGTCATTCTGGGGGCATTGTTAATCTTGTTGCTGTAATAATATTTTTAAGGTCTGCAGCGACAGCTTTCCCGCGATTACAACTTTAGCGATTATCGTACATCTTTTGATAATATTCTTTGTAGGAGCCATCCAGTACTGCTTCCAGCCAGGGGCTGTTTTCCAGGTACCAGTCGATGGTCCGGCGGATGCCGTCATTGAAGGATATAGCCGGCTGCCAGCTCAGCTCCCGGGCGATCTTCCCGGCATCGATAGCATAGCGCCGGTCATGACCCGGTCGGTCCTTGACAAAGCTGATCAGGGAGCGGCGGGGTTTAGCAGCCGTCAGTCTCCCGACCTTTTCGTCAACCAGATCACAGATGGTTTCAACGATTTCCAGGTTTTGTCTCTCGTTATTGCCGCCGATATTGTAAGTCTCGCCGGGCCGGCCTTTTTCCAGTACCTGCAACAGGGCCTGGCAATGGTCGGTAACGTAAAGCCAGTCACGGACATTTTTGCCATCGCCATAAACCGGTAATTCCCGGCCTTCCAGGGCGTTGTTGATGATCAGGGGGATCAGTTTTTCCGGAAACTGGTAAGGGCCGTAGTTATTGGAGCAGTTGGTCACCATGACCGGCAGGCCGTAGGTGTGAAAATAGGCCCGGGCCAGGTGGTCGGCAGCCGCCTTGCTGGCTGAATAGGGGGAGCGAGGATCATATGGAGTCGTTTCGGTGAAATAACCGGTGGCGCCCAGGGAGCCGTAGACTTCGTCGGTGCTGACGTGAAG
This genomic window contains:
- the rfbB gene encoding dTDP-glucose 4,6-dehydratase → MAALFQNKILVTGGCGFIGANFIHLALDQLPKCRIINLDKLTYAGNPANLAECKENPRYHLVKGDINDRPLLEQLFAEEKIDTVVHFAAESHVDRSITGPGEFIRTNIDGTFTLLEAARQAWLNQTKEGAQSKNYRFLHVSTDEVYGSLGATGYFTETTPYDPRSPYSASKAAADHLARAYFHTYGLPVMVTNCSNNYGPYQFPEKLIPLIINNALEGRELPVYGDGKNVRDWLYVTDHCQALLQVLEKGRPGETYNIGGNNERQNLEIVETICDLVDEKVGRLTAAKPRRSLISFVKDRPGHDRRYAIDAGKIARELSWQPAISFNDGIRRTIDWYLENSPWLEAVLDGSYKEYYQKMYDNR